Below is a window of Miscanthus floridulus cultivar M001 unplaced genomic scaffold, ASM1932011v1 os_2016_2_3, whole genome shotgun sequence DNA.
ACATGTTTACATTGTTGCTAACATATCTGTCCATGAAAAGGTCCacctaaaaagaagaaaaagaagatagCACCAGCTACTACTGAGACCAGCATTGTGCCTGCAGCACTTGCACAAAGGATGGTCTTTATAGTTCTACCTACTGTTgcggatttatcaaagaaaaggaagaacaaatcatcatcatcaattgtTGCGAAGAAACAAAAGAGTACTTCCAATACTTCAACTGCTGAAGCTAGTGACCCTTCTGTGAGGTAAGTTAATTTTCTATAATTGTCTTCTCACCACTTTAATAGGTTAACTAACTGTTTTTACTCACGTCTCCTTTTTTAGAGGATCCAGAACAGGATCGAATCATTTAGATCCTTTGGCGATTACTTACCCTTCAAGATCAAGTGAGCATCACACAGCTGATAAGAGCGCAAGTCAGCAACAGCACAAGAAGAAGAGGGCCATTCCGGAAAAAACTGACTCCAAACAAGGCTAGTCCAGCCATGTCAACCCGCAGCAAGGTCCCTAGTTCCCCTTCTAGTCCGGCCATGGGAACTAGAAGCAAGAAAAGACTTGATCTTTGATGAGTTTGCATCTCTATGGCATACTGCTTTTGTAGTCTTGAGGTCTGCATAACCAAATAATGTTTAAACTAGTAATGATGTTAATGTGACTACCTTTTGTCTCCAAATTGTACTTTGTAATCAAGCTGATTATGTATTCTGGTTGTCGCAATTATCGAATTTTTATTTATTGGAATTGTCGCAATTGTTATATTTATTGGTTCTCGCAATTGTCGAGTTTATATTTATTGGTTGTCGCAATTGTCGATTTTATATTTATTTGAATTTTTATGTGCACACACACAAGTTGTCATAGTGGTACAGAGGAAAAGTGAAGCTTTTTTACAACACGGCAGTGGCACCAGAGAAAACAGGGAAAATTTGATGGATACCATAACTAAGGGTAAAAGAGTCATTTCCGCTGGCCGTTAGCTGCTGTTACGAGTAAAATGGATGGAAGTAGTACGTAGGGAAAGAAAATTTCAGTACAAGGATACCAGGAGAACTTTTCGTTTTTTCGATGGTATACATATAATATCGATCTTTTATAACGGCACACGGCTAAAAGGCTCATAAATCTACCCTTTCTTCATTGAATTCACTCCATTGTAGCGTACGGCGACATAGGTGTGACAGCAGTGTGATGTAACGCGAGATTTAGCCGGCCGCATCGCTTGCAATTGATGACGGCGAATATTCACTACTCATCCAGTCATCATCCCCACGGGTGGCTTTCGCCAGGCGTTTTCACCACACAACACCACCAAGGCCCTTAGCTCGTCGATCTCCTCTCCAGGATATTTTTCCGGCAAATCTGGAGTTAGTGGTCCAGATTACAGCGATTAGGATCTCGTTTATCCGTCCGTCGTCCGCTACCTCCCAAGGCTCCATCGCATTCCACCAGCCTCGATCCTCCGCTGGGCTCTGCTTCTGGTTTTCTTCATCGCTTGATTGGCTTCCATCCATCTATCCTTCCCACCATGCATCATTCAAAGCCCAAAAAAGCTAGCGAGCAACCGACCGAGCTCCAATTCTGTGTGCGGCGCCCTCCGGTTTCGGCTGCGACTCTGATTTGATTGACATGGCCGGCCGGCACACAGATCGATCGACCgatctttgcattgcatctgttATTAGCTAGGGCAGTGGTGGCGTCCACGTGTCAGGTTTACCACGCTCGTCACTCGTCAGCCAATCATGAAGCACTCAATCGAGAATCTGAATCGCCACCGGATCCATCACCCGGCCAGCAGCCACTGGAATTTCTGAGAAACAGAAACAATATGGAGGTGTGTCAATTTTCTGAGACCGTGTAGTGTAACAAATAactcaagaaagaaagaaagtaatTATCCGGAGCTTGACCTGAAAGCCGGAAAGGTAAATGGATGAGGTCAAAGTAATTATCCGGAGGTTGACCTGAAAGCCGGAAAGGTAAATGGATGAGGTCTCCGCCCCCCAATTTCTTGCGTTGTTTCACTGTCAAGGGTCTCGAGGAAAGTAACGGCCAGCAACCGAAATTGAAGGGTGCTGACAAGGACCTGACCTGGCGCGCCCACGAGCGAGCCACAGCCCACAGCTAGCCAGCCTACCAAAAGCGTCACAACAGGTGTCTGCGTCCGCCATGAATTCAGGGAGTGTTCGACTGCCATTATAAACCAGCTTATAAggcatggtacagtatttttctctcccaacaaatcagtccgtacaaatcagcacaagcggcTTTACGAGCAGCCGAACATAGCCTCAACCAGCCGTCCAGTACATAGCACCCTCTATGAATGAAACACGAACACGGGAGGCGATGAGCATGACGATGCATAATCACATGACTAATTAATATACTGGGAGatgggagaggaggaggagcaatcagcagcaggcaggcaggcaggcagtctGGCCTCACCCCTCACTGTTGGGCGTTTGACAATTTGCCTGTACCTGCATGCGCCTCTGAAGATTTTCAGGCACGCACAACTACAAGAAAGGGTACTGTGCTCAGACAGCAATGGGTTTGGCTCTTTGCCCTGTCTCTGCCTTATCCCATTATCCACTCTGGGAGTGGGTGGTTAGCTGGGGCAGGCATCTCATTCTACTGCCCCTGCCCCTTCGGCCTTCCCAAACCAAACCCTCTTCTCTACTTCTACCGTTGTACGTTCTACCACTACCATGGCGTTCTTTCACATGCCTTCGACAAGGGCACCTTCAACAGTGATAGCAGTCAACAGCACCAGTCCCTcttctatatatataaaaaaaaaagcaGTCCCATGCCAATTATGCTGTAGCAACAAAAATAGAAGCGAACGAATTCGTTATAAACTGCAAAAAATGTTTGGAACGCGGAAATTGGGGGAGTGGTTCGCAACTTGTGAGGAAATTCGAAAACATCCTTTCCTGCCTCCAAAAGAGCCTGCGCCGTTACATCTCTCTTTCCTGCTTCCCATTTTCCAGGATGGCGTCAAGGATATGCTTCTGATACCACGATGGCGAGATGCTATGTATGCGAATGCAGAGGATCGATCCCAATAATTCAGATGTGGGGGTCCAAGAGATCACGGGGATCTACCAATGGAGACGTGCAAATTGGTAGCCACTCGACCCTTTCTTTCTCTCAAGTTTATACCACAGCAAATGGTTCCAAAAGTAGTGAGAACTGAGGACTCACCCCGGCTGGCCTGCAAATGGATCAGTAGATCTTTTTTTTTCAATCATGCTTTACATAGAGTATACCAAGGAGTCATACGTGAcatcatatttcagtttcagtcaCTTAAAAAAAAATCAGTTTCAGGAATACAAAACTTTAATGGCTAAAGTTTCAAAGCAATACAAAATCTACAGTAGCTAAGTCAGTAAATTAAGCAAAGATGATTGGATATACTTTATAAGTTCTGTTCATATGTTTATGTATAAACTTGGTCATTGAAAAAATCCAGAATATCTCGCAGGTATGATTGGGTATACCTTATCTTTGTAAGACTAGCTATATCACTTCAATGACATGACCATAATTTTGTTGTTTTTCTCCATACGGATTTATTGATTATTAAAGAAACCTTTAATAATCAATGAACCAATGTGGAGAAAAACTACAAAATTATGGTCATGGTATTAATGAACTGTGAAATTCATCTCCCATGTTTTATGagatagtgtggcagaaccgcccgaaataacacgtttTTCGAGGCACTCGTCTTTCACTAGACGCTAAGCACCCGAATGTGAGCTATATCGAATAGTTCCATGGAGCACACCctatgggagaacccaaaaatctacatttttcaataggatcataaatgggagaataaagcttacaacattttagccatttcttacgtCACTTTTCgtgcaacattagagtataatatttattgtttataacagcggaatataaccaggttatcagagtttcagcggaaataaaatcatttaatgacaagtcaaacattaacatgatgatctgttatatacatcataacaggttataagttttttcattgtaaaatattttgggtggaagttttaAATAAACTCTTtgtccgcaacgttaaggaaatcctcgctgagcccaccaggaggtttccacgtataagtgtcagctccacatctTCCTGTCACCtgtaacagggtagaacaaacactgagtactcaattgtactccgcaaaaCTTACTcgttaggaggaaagaaaagactccaagaatatgcaaggttgtctggcttgtgggtttattgcatctgcaggaagcattactaagcgtgcatccttatattcaatttctttagcagtcatcattaggtcataaactaaccattctatgtaagcacttgtgctacttttcaagtaggtggtaagcaatcagaactattttaccatctttcatattccagttactacggtgctagacggtagacaagtcgtaccggattacccggcgattcgcgaatcaatgtgcacagctgggtaccccgaaacatacgccccgcttgtaccccaggcacaagcaggacaaaacccaccactctcctgtcaaggggtctatgtccccgtccaaacttggactccaagtccccacacctgagtctcagactcagtgtggtgcttagacctccaccatccccacctctaatcagtcggtccggaaagagccggaacccacgacaagagagcaacgagccttctctactcccataaacaagtatgtgttcaggataataagtttgtgacctgactagaatccaatgcaacagacggtccttaaccgacacaggcggaacaagcacaatccgagcctcgctcgaatgccaaaccaagtccagatccaagtaccattccgcccggtctctaATTGTCATTCATACATTttctatgtgatagtaatataataacaacaataatatcttttctatctctcgcgagtgacaggcaatcactcggcttctatcggagtcctgtagaaTAGCAATAtatacgatcctgtcatactagtaaaactcataggataagaatatatatatatatatatatatatatatatatatatatatatatatatatatatatatatatatatatgcaagtgggtttcattcaactccttaaacttaatgcacaagcataaaataaagtgcagaataataggggttatgcaccggggcatgcctgggtaagatataaccaaaagttagcatttcaTCATGGTGACAagatcatcaaggcatcatcttttccgctacctcggtcaactccacgatccatcgttgttcctattatgatatacgtggatgcaacgcagagacgcaattaatcaatGATAACAGCAACTCTATAATATCATTACGCTCtgcgagctaacgagctagcttaatgactaacgtactagtttACGTATCCACGTCGCCAAGTAATGCTTGTTCCGAAAAATAttttcgttctacaaacccccaactaatttttgacatttgattgattaaatatatatttttgtactagggctcatttagttaccttaccaaactaatttttatggagatacaaaaattacCGTGAGCACCTATATTGTTAGgagtctactgtaaaaatttcagggccagtacatctaccaattcatcacaataattcctacaagttcttgttttacccattttaagtgcttcaaattaattagtctactctagaaaattctatgaaactaagtgaacaaaatacattatcagataggtcatgattttaggaacctaacaaaattagtttcataatttttttcaGCTACACAAATTTTtcttgaatttacaaatttaccctAGAAACTAATTTGGAAACGCTTTAGAAAAAGGAAAAGTCGGTGGCCAACGATTTCAGCCCAACAACCAAAACGGCCCGCGATGGGGAGCCTACGCGTGTAGCGGGCCGGCCCAACAAGCGGCCAGCGACAGGGAGCCCACGTGCGCCTCCGCACCTTTTTTGCAGAAAAACCCTCAGCGTAACAGATTATCACGCGACGTCACTAAGCACTATTACACCAGAGACAAGCTTTGCACTAAGGACCCTAGATGTTTCCTCCTTCACAACGGGGAGGTCCCTGCTCTACCCCGCGTTCACTGGCATGGTGACCAGCGGCATGGGCGGCTGCGCTGGGCACCCCAAGCTCGCTACCACGGGGGTAAGGAGCCGACCTTTGCCTACCGCTAAGCGCACACTCCTAGGTAGCAGTGGGGAGCTTAACAGCGCACTACCTAGGGCTAGCCCCAGCGGTGGGCGGAGCCATGCCACGGCGTGCTCGTTTCGGCGACCTAAGGCTCTATCGAGGTGGTGGCGGTGACGGATGAGCACCAGCAGCTCACCAGGGTTCGCGCTGCAGTGGTGGTTGATGCAGAGGAGCGACAAGGTGACCCGGCCATGTGCGCCCGCACCTCACGATGGCCTACTGAGCGTGACACCGGCACACCACCACTCTGATGGCGGACTCCCTGGACAAAACAACACGAGCACCAAGCGGAGGGGTCAAGGCGAGTTCAGGGGTACAAGGAATTGAACTGCTACCAACTCTATGCCCTTACCTCCCTGATTCACCGGTGCGGCAGTGCACTTGGCCGGCAGCAAGAAAAATGCCAAATTGGTGGCCGGCAGTCCACGGCTGGACTCGATGTGAGAGAGACATCTAGCTAACTACCTAAACCACTCGTGAATGCGAGGAATTGCTGCTAAGCTGAGCGGTCGAAGAGAGGGGGAAGAAAAGCGATGGCTCTGCTCATGGTGCGGCCGATGAACGAGCAGGCGAGCGGATACAATCGGATTAAGACGAGTAGGTTCAGTTGGCGACGGCAGTGCAAGCATGTGCACACGAGTGACGAAGTAGTGGGAGGGCTTGGCGCGACGCACTTGAGTTGGAGCAGCCAAGGTCGAGCGGTCTCATCGGTATCGGCTACCGGGGATAGGCGAGGCAGAGGGGCATCACCCTCGCCACAGCGATCGGGGTCATCGACTTAGATGCGACGAACAGAGGGGCCATGCCGGGTTGCGACATGGTAGTTGGATCGAGCGGCGAGACGGGCGCCGTGTCGACCACACGGCGGTCGCCGCGACATCGCCCTGGCCTACCCACGTCGTGGCCGGCAGTGCGCCCACGATGGCCACGCGACAGCAGCCCTGCGGCTAACCCGGCCTCACGAAACATGATCGAGGCTAGCCCAGCGCGCGATAGGCAACCTCCGAGACCGGCCCACGGCACGGCCAAAGCCATGAACGGCCAGGCAACGGCAGCGCACGGTGACCGCGAGCTCGGACCGAGCGGCTGCTATCAGTggcgtgcacgaattttaaagctccAACCAAAACCAACCCAGCTCGGTTGAGACCAAACCAATTTGCCAACGCTCAAGAGGGTCCTAAAGGCTATCCCAAATAGCATCAAACGCAAACTTAGATGAACTATCGAGAGAGATAGAGACACGCCAAAATAGGTTCGTCAAAGTAGGCGCTGATTCACGAACGGAGCGCCAAAACCTGACCGCAACGCGTTCTAACAAAGTTTGGAAAATTTTTATGAGAGCAACGTGATCTCCAACACGACTTtgacctacaccatgctcatgtaCTCACTTTGGTACAACCAACAGTGCAAAAACACGAAtctagtgtttaagaaatttaatcaaaatttaaatgccaaaacggCATCGTCATTAGGTTTTCAGACGACCATTTTAGTTCTAGAGGTTGGGATTAAATTCCAACTTCAATCAATGAGCTATCAAAAAAAACTATTGAACAACATTTATTTACCAAAACAAaggttgcattgtcatctaccaagtttgtacttccaactttatttaagtgccacatacatgttctatagtatttttgcttaataaaaaatggttttaaaccctaagtgatataacatgactattgaatcaactttcgtttagcacttttgttgatcgttttgagttacggaaattgatctacacactttatcacatgcattgacacataaacatgatgctcatgacatagtttagtaagttgtttaagcggtaacaccgagAATGTTACAGATAATCCGCAATGATAAATACAGTAGGGCATGTTTAAGAGCTCAATGGTCGGATGTTCAAAGCCCCAACTTTTTGCCATGATGCTTCTACCCTAGTCAATGCAACTGGCATTACTCTAGCTCGCATAGCTATTGGCACTGGTGTCAACCTCATCATCCAGTGAAGTTTTGCCTTGTGTGCACCACCACTGGTAgtcaccaccggcttgcaacttagGCACCTCGGTAAGCTAGGAAACCATTTTGGTAAATCCAGAGCCCAAAAATCGTAACTCATTGGAGTTGTTCTCCATTCAACACCAAAGATGAAGGACATGTTGCATAGCAAATCAATTGTACCTAAGGGCTTATTTGGATGCAAATGTACCTACCTTAATCTGTATCTAATGAAGTGAACTAGAGTGAAATTTAAACTAAATTACACCTCAAGCCACTCCGACACATAAAGATTGAGGTACATACGTGTGTATCCGAATAAAGCCTCGATTCCCAAGTGGAGAAACACGTCCAGACTAGACATTAATACCAGTAGATGAGGGTCTCGTGCAGAGGTTCAAACCAAACACGTCCTTAAATTTACAGAGACCAGTAACTCTCGAAACAGTATAGTCCTGCGTTAATTGTATTATTATTTTCCTCAAAAAACTGCATAGTAATTGTTACAGAAAAGTGGGTAGCCATCATGAAAGTGATGGTCAGGAAAGTGGTTCGTGTGTCCTCCACAGCACACCACTTTTTACTGTGTGATAACGTGTGTAGACCCAGAGTTTTGTGTACGAGCCCTCGTGACTTGTCTGGTGCGCACGTGGCGTCTCCACAGCCACTACCTCGGTCTCAGACGTGAAGCACTATGGCGAGCGAGCCTTGGCATCTTCATCTCATCGCATCTCAGGCCTGGTCTAAATTCAGGTACAAAGTTTCGAGCTATCGGGTATCTTACGGGGAGTCGTACGGAATATtcgaataataataaaaaataaattatagaatctatTAGTAAtcaacgagacgaatttattaaacataattaatccgttattagtatatgggttactgtagcacaacattatcaaatcatgaactaattatgcttcaaagattcgtctcacacattagtcacaaactgtataattagttatttttgagtctatatttaatactacatgtaTGTGTTAAATATTTGATGGGATAGAAAATAAACTTTAAGAGGATAAAGTAAACGAGGCCTCACTGCAAGGGTAGACCACACAAGGAAAATGACAGGCGAATTTGCTCTTCATTTTTGTGACCACCAACCTGGTTTTCGGGTGCACACCAAGGAAAGTAACTGCTTCTCTGTATGAAGCATTACCTTTCTTGCTGTCTTCATTTTCGGGGTATTAACCTTGTAAATTGTAATGACTTTATTCTGAACGAGGTCTGTAATTTTGCAACTGTGCTGATTTATTTCCGTAATAAAAATATCACAAGCTGTTCTATCAATCATTGCTTGAATTATTGACATTTTCTCTAATTGCGTATCGTTTTTCTCTTTGCCTAGTCATCGTCATAATGAAACTGTGTGCTGGAACATGGGATCAACTGATTTGATATCACACTCAAATTAGTTGAACTATGCTTAAGTGCTTCGCCATCTAGTACCAGTTTTGTGAAAACCACTGCATCACCGGTGACTAGGATACTTGGAGAAACCAAATTGATGACTCATTGTATTGTCTAGGGCAGAACACTACTGTGTGCGCATTGATTGGTTACTTAATTAATCTTCAAACTCCTTATTTGGTGTGAAAATAAAAATGCAAATATTCTTTTTTGTGCATTTTGGTATGTCTATGTGGTTTTCACTATGACGAAGCAATGAATCGGAGATTGTGAAGATTTAAGTTccactttttttatataaaaatacacCATGTTCAGTATTTTTTAAAGAATCTTACGTTACATATATGAAGTAACATTAAAAAAACACTTGGAAAAAATCCAGACGCAAAAATTTATTTATGcacaaagaaaaagaagttccaATAAGCCGAGAGAAGCTTTAGATACCTTTTTGGCCACCCATCATATACTCTGTCTTCTTTTCTTCCCTATAAATTTGTGAACCTCTCCATATCacatagagagagagggagggagggagggagggagacagGAGAGAGGAAGACAGAGAGAGATGCGGTAACCCAAGAACTGCTCTTATGCATGAAGCAGCCATAAGCATTGCTATTAGGTGCTGATTCCCCTCTTGTTCTTTGTTTTCTATTTCCCcctcttgctcttcttcttcgatGATTGGCTGGGAACTACATCTTGGGAtttcttttttctcgctttctttTGTTATTATTGGCCTTGCTATGGTCATGTGGGTGATTCTTTGCCTGTTTTGTCTGTGAGATGGCAAGCATTTATTTGTTCTTTTGGGCCACTGGATTAGCTGTGAGTTTTTTAACCCCCTGCCTTATCCTGAGCTCAGTCTACTCATATTGCATCAGACAAAAAATGGCAAACAGTTTCCATGAATATGGCTGTTCATCAAAATCCTTAGTACCAGGTTTAATCTCTTCAAACTAGCGAAATTTCTTAAAAGTTGGTTTGGTCCTTGAAAAAAGCTTGTTGGCTGAGCTGGTGGGATTATGGAGTAGAGTTCTTTTTCTGCAGTTTTGTTAATAGACCTGAGGCACCCGACTTGAGGAGAAATTGGAACCTGAACCTGAAAGATTTGATTCTGACGTGCATTCAGAGAATCGATTTTTCTGTTTCCCAAGGAATCCTCAAGTCGATTGTTGCTAGCCAAGCACTCTTGTGTGCATTCTCTCCAAGATTTGTGGATTTCAGTGCAACTGAAGCCTCTCGCGCTCTGTTTCATCAGCATCTCCTGCACTTTTTTCCAGGGTTTCATGCAGGGCAAAGCAGCTGGTTTCTGCCGCCTGAACGCCGCCGGAATCTGCGAGGCCTTCCCGAGCAGCGTCATCGAATAAGGCAGCCGGCACGGCAATGCCGGTTCCCCTTGCCCCGTATCCGACTCCTCCGGTGCCATTCACGCCGCCCAATGGTAAAATCTTTTTTGTCCCCCAGTTACCACCTCAGATGTGCACAGGGTAATTTTGGCATGCAAGGAGTGTTGCTAGGTACCAAGAAATGCTGGGATGTATGGAAGTTATATAAAAAATAAGTTTGTTTTTATCAAGGCGTGTTAATCATACAGTTCAGATGCTGCTTAATTTTGGCTACAACCTTCAGTTTCTGGTTCAGAACATGCAGCAGTTCCTTCTGCTTGGTAAAACTTTTATGTTTTTATGTAACAAATTGCCCAAAAACTGTGGGAATGGACTGTGGAGCTTTATCTGCTGACTTTGATGTTGCAATGCATGAAAGGGGCCTTTTTGAAACAGAGGTTCGATTATTGTGTAGCAGAAAATTCATACACGAAGTGTCCTTTGTCCGTCCTGCAATTTTCAGGGGGGCAAAGCCAGCTTGTCTGCACCGGATGCCGGAATCTCCTCATGTATCCAGCTGGTGCGACGTCGGTCTGCTGTGCAGTTTGCAGCACCGTCACCGCTGTGCCGGCTCCAGGTACACACATGAATTACCTTCGTTTCGGTTTGAAGAATTTGCGAGTAAGTAACACGGCATCTGAACATTGAGCCACATTTGTGCGTGGAGAACTAGTATCATACTGTCCATTTCGTCTTTCTGTTCTTTTTAACCAGCTGAGAAGTAGCATTTGCTGTATCCATAAAGTTTTGCATcttgcaaactatatatacacataggAGATGAGAGCTTTTATTCACTACAGAGATCTATAGTTGTAGGTTTCATGATAGTTCAGGGAGATCAATGGGGACAAGTTTGTTTGCCCTCTGAAGCGTTGCAATTCTGGTGCAGTAGCAGTACTGGTTGTTGGCCTGAAATGTGAATTTTCTGCAGGAACTGAGATGGCACAGTTAGTTTGCGGAGGATGCCACACTCTCCTGATGTACATACGTGGTGCTACTAGTGTACAATGTTCTTGCTGCCACACTGTTAACCTGGCTATGGAAGGTATTAGACCTATGAAGCTTCAATATTATTTTTCCTCTCAGTTGGAAGAAGTATATTCTGTGGCTTTGATTCctgtacaaaaaaaaaaaaatcccactTCTATATATTGTGCGGTTTGGAAACTCTAACAATCTGCCAATAGCATTTTAACATCATAGACTTGGCCTATCTTGAAGTCATAGTCATTGAAATTGGTTAGATATCCTAGAATCACTGGAGTTGAGTGAATAGTCTCATAGAGCTACTTTACTGTGCCAAGCATTTACTGAAAGTTTCACAAGGATTTTAGTCCCATGACCCATTCATCAACTTGTGAACTTTGTCAAAAGAAAAAAAGCACATCACGTTCAGAAATTCTATAATTGTTCAGAGTTCAGAAAATAAGTGCTCAGCTCATTCTTAACATTTCCAGTGACGAACGGTTTTCTTGTTTCCCATTGCAGCAAATCAAGTTGCGCATGTAAACTGCGGGAACTGCCATATGCTGCTCATGTACCAGTATGGTGCTAGGTCTGTGAAATGCGCAGTCTGCAATTTTGTGACATCAGTTGGGGTAAGTATTCATCCATCAGGGTGCACTTAACAATAATGTTGTAGAAGATTAACATCATTTCACTGTTATTCTTACGGTAAAACAACTTGTATTTCTCATGAGAATTTAAAATCAACCACCAATTTTCACTCTCTTCAGGCTTCACCTGGTGCAGAGCAGAAGCCTAGCAGCTGATAGTGTCCCTGAAAATACTGAGATCACCTATGAAGGCAGCTTCTGAAAGGATGCTTTGAGTGCACATGTATAGAGTTCTTCCCTGAagcaattcttttttttttttggttcctCCTCATCTCCATTCTCCCCCATCCACTTCTGCGTTCTTTCGATGAATCTGGCGAACCCGCGGAATAAATGAGAGTTTTGGAAATAACTAGGGCTCAACCTCGTCGACTTGTCTGTAAAATCAAATGAGACATATATAAGCCTATGgtattttctttgtttcttaaATGTTTCTCTGACTGCACttggatccaaaccttcttgtcccccccccccccccccccccccccaccccacacacacacccctttttttttccaaaatgcATTCAGCATGGTTTCTCTTGAGTTTAACTAAGAAACTAGTGCATGAGCTTATTGGTAATACAAGTAGGGATGCAAGTGGTGCATGAGCTGATTGATCTAAACCGCGCTAGCCTGTTTGCATCTGAGTACAAGTGAATTGCCCATCTTTACCCCATCAGCTGAGACGTTTTGAGTCAGGAACAACTAATCTGTGCATAGTAGCTCAATAAACTGATCCTAGCCCCGGGGAACATCGACACCGTTCTCAACATGGCATACATGAAAGTGTTGAGATCAGAGGGTGCATCGCAACAGAAGCGTTTGTTGCTTGCCGTGGTACAGGCCTGAATGCCTGATTGACTGCTGGGCTGGACACCCTCTGTCTGATTCTTTATCAGACTATGATTGCAGGCTTGGCCCTCTCCTAGCACTAGCAGCAGCAGGCAAAGA
It encodes the following:
- the LOC136534509 gene encoding protein LSD1-like isoform X2, with translation MPVPLAPYPTPPVPFTPPNGGQSQLVCTGCRNLLMYPAGATSVCCAVCSTVTAVPAPGTEMAQLVCGGCHTLLMYIRGATSVQCSCCHTVNLAMEANQVAHVNCGNCHMLLMYQYGARSVKCAVCNFVTSVGASPGAEQKPSS
- the LOC136534509 gene encoding protein LSD1-like isoform X1; translated protein: MLQCMKGAFLKQRFDYCVAENSYTKCPLSVLQFSGGQSQLVCTGCRNLLMYPAGATSVCCAVCSTVTAVPAPGTEMAQLVCGGCHTLLMYIRGATSVQCSCCHTVNLAMEANQVAHVNCGNCHMLLMYQYGARSVKCAVCNFVTSVGASPGAEQKPSS